A stretch of Faecalibacterium duncaniae DNA encodes these proteins:
- a CDS encoding alpha/beta fold hydrolase: MSQMIDFTLPSCQPGRTLHAFRCVPEGEVRAVLQLSHGMVEFIDRYKPLAENLAARGILVTGNDHLGHGGSIRTKEDYGYFGEPDGNRAVLEDLHAVTTLTKQLYPGVPYFLLGHSMGSFYARQYLCEWGDELDGAIIMGTGYQPKALVQLARTICRVLAVFHGWHYRSKLVARLSFLGYNKGLEGRTAHDWLNRDPVEVDRYRADERCTFIFTLNAYYSMFSGILRLYDPALLARVPKDLPMLFLAGDADPVGEQGAGVKRAVKSLLDAGVKNIEVKLYPSARHELLVELNREEVFADIGDWLERRL; encoded by the coding sequence ATGAGCCAGATGATCGACTTTACCCTGCCGTCCTGCCAGCCGGGGCGGACGCTCCATGCGTTCCGCTGTGTGCCGGAGGGAGAGGTGCGGGCTGTGCTGCAGCTCTCCCACGGGATGGTGGAGTTCATCGACCGCTATAAGCCGCTGGCCGAGAACTTGGCCGCCCGGGGCATCCTTGTCACCGGCAACGACCACCTGGGCCACGGCGGGTCCATCCGCACCAAAGAGGATTATGGCTACTTTGGCGAACCCGACGGAAACCGCGCCGTGCTGGAGGATCTGCACGCTGTGACGACCCTGACAAAGCAGCTGTATCCCGGCGTGCCCTATTTCCTGCTGGGCCACAGCATGGGCTCGTTTTACGCGCGGCAGTACCTCTGTGAGTGGGGCGATGAGCTGGACGGTGCCATCATCATGGGCACCGGCTACCAGCCCAAAGCGCTGGTGCAGCTGGCCAGGACCATCTGCCGGGTGCTGGCCGTGTTCCATGGCTGGCACTACCGCAGCAAACTGGTGGCCAGACTTTCGTTTCTGGGGTACAACAAGGGGTTGGAGGGCCGCACGGCCCACGACTGGCTCAACCGTGACCCGGTGGAGGTGGACCGCTACCGCGCCGACGAGCGCTGTACCTTTATCTTTACCCTGAACGCCTATTACAGCATGTTCAGCGGCATCCTGCGGCTGTACGACCCGGCTCTTCTGGCCCGGGTGCCCAAGGATCTGCCCATGCTGTTCCTGGCAGGCGATGCCGACCCGGTGGGCGAACAGGGCGCAGGTGTGAAGCGGGCGGTCAAGAGCCTGCTGGATGCCGGTGTGAAGAACATCGAGGTCAAGCTGTACCCCAGTGCCCGGCATGAGCTGCTGGTGGAGCTGAACCGCGAAGAGGTCTTTGCTGACATTGGTGACTGGCTGGAACGCCGACTGTAA
- a CDS encoding AbrB/MazE/SpoVT family DNA-binding domain-containing protein yields MKSTGIVRGVDGLGRIVLPKELRTSMKLDNDAKLEIFVEGDEIILKKYRPTGSCDFCGEVDDNAIQYAGYCICTSCRKKIGNMKK; encoded by the coding sequence ATGAAGAGTACCGGAATCGTCCGCGGTGTTGACGGCCTGGGCCGTATCGTCCTGCCCAAGGAGCTGCGCACCAGCATGAAGCTGGACAACGATGCCAAGCTGGAGATCTTTGTGGAGGGCGATGAGATCATCCTCAAAAAATACCGCCCCACCGGCAGCTGCGATTTTTGCGGCGAGGTGGACGACAACGCAATCCAGTATGCAGGCTACTGCATCTGCACCTCCTGCCGCAAGAAGATCGGCAACATGAAAAAATAA
- the gltX gene encoding glutamate--tRNA ligase, with protein sequence MPSNKVRTRFAPSPTGYMHVGNLRTALYTYLMAKHEDGTFILRIEDTDQGRYVEGAVDVIYNTLRETGLLWDEGPDIGGPVGPYVQSERMGMFKQYAEQLVAEGKAYYCFCTEERLEALHAEQRANGEMTHYDGCCRDLPEEEVKQRLAAGEPYVIRQKIPKEGVTGFDDVVYGHIEVENSEMDDQILIKTDGMPTYNFANVVDDHLMGITHVIRGSEYLSSTPKYNLLYQAFGWEIPTYIHCPPVMKDAQNKLSKRNGDASYQDLVAKGYLSEAVMNYICLLGWSPKGEYAEQEIFSLEELIKIWSPDGISKSPAIFDPLKLRAINAEYIRRLSPEEFQKKAEPWIDQAVHTPIDKKLLCANLQPRCEVLGEIPEQLDFFDAMPDYDVSLYANKKQKTTPETALEALEALLPLLSDESLDFSDRDTVFNACKAKAEELGKKNGWLLYPLGIALSGKQRTPGGGTDLACMMGRETTLARVKAAIEKLNG encoded by the coding sequence ATGCCGAGCAATAAAGTCCGCACCCGTTTTGCCCCCTCGCCCACCGGCTACATGCACGTTGGCAACCTGCGCACCGCGCTGTACACCTACCTGATGGCCAAGCACGAGGACGGCACCTTCATCCTGCGCATTGAGGACACCGACCAGGGCCGTTACGTTGAGGGCGCTGTGGATGTCATCTACAACACCCTGCGGGAGACCGGCCTGCTGTGGGACGAGGGCCCGGACATCGGCGGCCCTGTGGGCCCCTACGTTCAGAGTGAGCGGATGGGCATGTTCAAGCAGTATGCTGAGCAGCTGGTGGCAGAGGGCAAGGCCTACTACTGCTTCTGCACCGAGGAGCGGCTGGAGGCACTGCACGCCGAACAGCGCGCCAACGGTGAGATGACCCACTACGACGGCTGCTGCCGCGACCTGCCCGAGGAGGAGGTCAAGCAGCGTCTGGCTGCAGGTGAGCCCTACGTCATCCGCCAGAAGATCCCCAAGGAGGGCGTGACCGGCTTTGACGATGTGGTCTACGGCCACATCGAGGTCGAGAACAGCGAGATGGACGACCAGATCCTCATCAAGACCGACGGAATGCCCACCTACAATTTTGCCAACGTTGTGGACGACCACCTGATGGGCATCACCCATGTCATCCGCGGCAGCGAGTATCTGTCCTCCACCCCCAAGTACAACCTGCTGTATCAGGCCTTTGGCTGGGAGATCCCCACCTATATCCACTGCCCGCCCGTGATGAAGGACGCACAGAACAAGCTGTCTAAGCGCAACGGTGATGCCAGCTATCAGGATCTGGTGGCCAAGGGCTACCTGAGCGAGGCCGTGATGAACTACATCTGCCTGCTGGGCTGGAGCCCCAAGGGCGAGTACGCCGAGCAGGAGATCTTCAGCCTGGAAGAGCTCATCAAGATCTGGAGCCCGGACGGCATCTCCAAGTCCCCCGCCATCTTCGACCCCCTCAAGCTGCGGGCCATCAACGCGGAGTATATCCGCCGCCTGAGCCCTGAGGAGTTCCAGAAGAAGGCCGAGCCCTGGATCGATCAGGCCGTGCACACCCCCATCGACAAGAAGCTGCTCTGCGCCAACCTGCAGCCCCGCTGTGAGGTGCTGGGCGAGATCCCCGAGCAGCTGGACTTCTTTGACGCAATGCCCGACTACGATGTGAGCCTGTACGCCAACAAGAAGCAGAAGACCACCCCGGAGACCGCCCTGGAGGCACTGGAAGCCCTGCTGCCCCTGCTGAGCGACGAGAGCCTGGACTTTTCTGACCGCGACACCGTGTTCAACGCCTGCAAGGCCAAGGCCGAAGAGCTGGGCAAAAAGAACGGCTGGCTGCTCTACCCGCTGGGCATTGCCCTTTCCGGCAAGCAGCGCACCCCCGGCGGCGGCACCGACCTTGCCTGCATGATGGGCCGCGAGACGACCCTTGCCCGTGTCAAGGCTGCCATTGAGAAGCTGAACGGCTGA
- a CDS encoding recombinase family protein yields the protein MLRATDKITALYCRLSVEDTKEKGGKDDPSNSIQHQQIMLMEYAKSQHFPNPTYFIDDGYSGVEFNNRPGFQRMLAEIEAGHVEVVITKDLSRLGRNSSLTGLYINYTFPQYGVRYIAINDHFDTIDPNSTDNDIAGIKNWFNEFFAKDTSRKIRAVNKAKGERGERLTTNIPYGYKRNPDDPKAWIVDEEAAQVVKRIFALCMEGKGPSQIAALLEKEMVLNPTAYKQREGRKTPHQAPENEYRWHESTVAYILEYMEYTGCTVNFKTYTNSIWDKKQRENPMENRKIFYNTHPAIISLEVFDKVQEIRQQRHRRTATGKSNMFSGLVFCNDCKQKLYYSTTSYFEKRQDFFICSTHRANKDKCSGHYIRAVVLEQIVWKHIQEVVSVVTRYEAYFRSEMEQKLRMQSEESLRLSQKRLAQAEKRIGELDRLFIRIYEDNVAGRLDDEHFAMMSKNYTEEQKDLKAEVKGLQQQIHEQEQQAENIEQFVQRVKRNSTLTELTPYALRELVKAVYVDAPDKSSGKRRQKVHIEYDLVGYIPVDELLKAEQA from the coding sequence ATGTTAAGGGCAACCGACAAAATCACAGCGCTTTATTGCAGACTGTCCGTAGAGGACACCAAGGAAAAAGGCGGCAAGGATGACCCGTCGAATTCCATTCAGCATCAGCAGATCATGTTAATGGAGTATGCAAAATCTCAGCATTTTCCGAACCCGACCTATTTTATTGACGATGGGTACAGCGGGGTTGAGTTCAACAACCGCCCCGGCTTTCAGCGAATGCTTGCGGAAATTGAAGCCGGTCATGTGGAAGTGGTGATTACGAAAGACCTTTCAAGACTCGGTCGTAATTCTTCGCTGACAGGGCTTTATATCAACTACACGTTTCCTCAGTACGGCGTGCGATATATTGCCATCAACGACCACTTCGACACCATTGACCCCAATAGCACCGACAACGACATTGCAGGCATCAAGAACTGGTTTAACGAGTTTTTTGCCAAAGACACCAGCCGCAAAATCCGTGCCGTCAACAAGGCAAAGGGTGAGCGTGGAGAACGATTGACTACCAACATTCCATACGGTTACAAGCGGAATCCCGATGATCCGAAAGCGTGGATTGTGGATGAAGAGGCGGCACAGGTCGTGAAGCGTATCTTTGCACTTTGCATGGAGGGCAAAGGTCCAAGCCAGATCGCCGCTTTGCTTGAAAAGGAAATGGTGCTGAATCCCACCGCCTACAAACAGCGGGAGGGCAGGAAAACACCGCATCAGGCTCCAGAGAATGAATATCGCTGGCACGAAAGCACCGTTGCTTATATTCTCGAATACATGGAGTACACAGGCTGCACGGTCAATTTCAAGACCTACACCAACTCCATCTGGGACAAAAAGCAGCGGGAAAATCCAATGGAGAATCGCAAGATTTTCTATAACACCCACCCGGCGATCATCTCTCTGGAAGTCTTTGATAAGGTGCAGGAGATCAGGCAGCAGCGGCACCGCAGAACAGCGACGGGAAAGAGCAATATGTTCTCCGGTTTGGTGTTCTGCAACGACTGCAAGCAGAAGCTCTACTACTCCACCACCAGCTATTTTGAAAAGCGGCAGGACTTCTTCATCTGCTCCACCCATCGTGCCAACAAGGACAAGTGCAGCGGACATTATATCCGTGCCGTTGTGCTGGAACAGATCGTCTGGAAGCACATTCAGGAGGTCGTATCGGTAGTCACTCGCTATGAGGCGTATTTCCGTTCTGAAATGGAGCAAAAGCTCCGTATGCAGAGTGAGGAATCGCTGCGGCTGTCTCAGAAGCGGCTGGCACAGGCTGAGAAGCGAATCGGAGAACTTGACCGTCTTTTCATCCGCATTTACGAGGACAATGTAGCCGGACGGCTGGACGATGAGCACTTTGCCATGATGAGCAAGAACTACACCGAGGAACAGAAAGACCTCAAAGCCGAGGTCAAAGGTCTGCAACAGCAAATCCATGAACAGGAACAACAGGCGGAGAATATAGAGCAGTTTGTTCAGCGGGTAAAGAGGAACAGCACCCTCACAGAGCTGACCCCCTATGCCCTCAGAGAGCTTGTCAAGGCGGTCTATGTAGATGCCCCTGACAAGTCCAGCGGCAAGCGCAGGCAGAAGGTACATATCGAGTACGACCTTGTGGGCTACATTCCCGTGGATGAACTGCTAAAAGCGGAACAGGCATGA
- a CDS encoding GNAT family N-acetyltransferase, translated as MDCLIRKVQQGDEFDLAYIQTESWKAAFKDILSAEILQMSTNLNRATAMYKRLLDENIGNGYILEVDSHPHCIAWWDTARDNDMPDYAELICIHSLQDNWRKGFGTQMMSRVMGDMRAAGYDKVMLWVFANNIRARKFYESFGFFTHGKVKPCLETEEICYERKL; from the coding sequence ATGGATTGTCTAATTCGGAAAGTACAGCAAGGTGATGAATTTGATTTAGCTTATATCCAAACAGAAAGTTGGAAGGCTGCGTTTAAGGATATCCTGTCTGCCGAGATACTGCAAATGTCCACCAACCTAAATCGTGCTACGGCAATGTATAAGCGATTGCTCGATGAGAATATTGGCAATGGATATATTTTAGAGGTGGACTCTCATCCTCATTGTATTGCATGGTGGGATACGGCGCGAGATAACGATATGCCTGATTATGCGGAACTCATCTGCATCCATAGCTTGCAAGACAACTGGAGAAAGGGTTTCGGAACTCAAATGATGAGCAGAGTCATGGGCGACATGAGAGCTGCTGGCTATGATAAGGTTATGCTTTGGGTGTTTGCGAACAACATTCGAGCAAGAAAATTCTATGAGTCGTTTGGTTTTTTCACACATGGAAAAGTTAAACCTTGTCTTGAAACAGAAGAAATTTGCTACGAGAGAAAATTATAA
- a CDS encoding HNH endonuclease family protein, with the protein MKIKLHEIPVREVVAGYKDSAENGVVGYGGRLNIRPAFQREFIYKDKQRDEVIRTITKNFPLNVMYWVKNDDGNFEVLDGQQRTISICQYVQGDFSINHLTFSNLTHTEQQQIMDYPLMIYICEGTDKEKLDWFKIINIAGEQLTTQELRNAIYTGEWLTEAKKYFSKTMCPAYQIAGDYLNGSAIRQDYLETALKWISAREGIEIEDYMSQHQHDTNCNELWLYFQTVINWVKATFPKYRSKLMKGLEWGIFYNKYGTGKYDPKALEARIIELIEDYRNGYISNQKGIYEYLFDGQERHLNIRAFSPEMARAAYERQKGICPKCGKHFEIEEMQADHITPWSKGGKTTAENCQMLCADCNRRKSNI; encoded by the coding sequence ATGAAAATCAAACTACATGAGATTCCTGTGCGAGAAGTTGTTGCAGGATACAAGGATAGTGCTGAGAACGGTGTTGTGGGCTACGGTGGAAGGCTGAATATCCGCCCAGCTTTTCAGCGGGAATTTATCTACAAAGACAAACAACGTGACGAAGTTATCCGTACCATCACAAAGAATTTTCCTTTGAACGTAATGTACTGGGTCAAAAATGATGATGGCAATTTTGAAGTGCTTGATGGTCAGCAGAGAACAATAAGCATCTGTCAATATGTTCAAGGTGACTTCTCTATCAACCATCTTACATTTTCCAATCTGACGCATACGGAACAACAGCAGATTATGGACTATCCGCTGATGATTTATATTTGCGAGGGTACGGATAAGGAGAAGTTAGACTGGTTCAAAATCATCAACATTGCAGGAGAACAACTGACAACGCAGGAATTACGAAATGCGATTTATACGGGAGAATGGCTGACCGAAGCAAAAAAATATTTTAGCAAAACCATGTGCCCGGCTTATCAAATTGCCGGCGACTATTTGAATGGCTCCGCAATCCGTCAAGACTACCTTGAAACCGCCTTGAAGTGGATTTCTGCCCGTGAAGGTATTGAAATCGAAGATTATATGTCACAGCACCAGCATGACACGAACTGCAATGAACTGTGGCTGTATTTCCAGACTGTTATAAATTGGGTAAAAGCTACATTCCCCAAATATCGCAGCAAGCTGATGAAGGGACTCGAATGGGGTATCTTTTACAATAAATACGGCACAGGTAAATATGATCCCAAAGCACTTGAAGCTCGTATCATTGAACTGATCGAAGACTACCGCAATGGATATATCTCAAATCAAAAGGGCATTTATGAATATCTCTTTGATGGACAGGAACGGCACCTAAATATTCGTGCTTTCTCTCCTGAAATGGCACGGGCAGCTTATGAGCGGCAAAAAGGTATCTGCCCAAAATGCGGAAAGCATTTTGAAATTGAAGAAATGCAAGCTGACCATATCACGCCGTGGAGTAAGGGTGGAAAGACAACTGCGGAAAACTGTCAGATGCTTTGTGCAGACTGTAACCGCCGCAAGAGTAACATATAA
- a CDS encoding adenine-specific methyltransferase EcoRI family protein, translating to MAGNSNLHDSARNKQDEFYTQLSLIEKELKHYRSFFAGKTVLCNCDDPYESNFFKYFAMNFNALGLKKLVTTCYATSPVVGDEFEYYVDNAGQLAFVPDTDTTPLVCSTRRPYRVEITEVTDENHDGRADLADVEYLMRNRKNTMTLLNGDGDFRSPECVELLREADVVVTNPPFSLFREYIALLEEYRKYFIIIGNMNAVTYKEIFPMIAENRLWLGYNSGHFWFKVPDSYEIKKTDFKIDEHGQKWRRMGNICWFTNVDIEKRHENMPLFRSYSPELYPKYDNYDAINVDRTVDIPCDYYGVMGVPITFLSQYNPDQFEIVAFRKGTDGKDLVYSFPDCSHSVNVERERERERTGRRTVQPYFRILVRRKPTTHTTT from the coding sequence ATGGCTGGAAATAGCAATCTACATGATTCTGCAAGGAACAAACAGGATGAGTTCTACACGCAACTTTCGCTGATTGAAAAGGAACTCAAGCATTACCGGAGTTTCTTTGCTGGCAAAACAGTTTTGTGCAACTGCGATGATCCCTACGAGAGTAATTTCTTTAAGTACTTTGCCATGAATTTCAATGCTTTGGGGTTGAAGAAATTGGTAACAACTTGCTATGCAACATCACCCGTGGTTGGAGATGAATTTGAGTACTATGTTGACAATGCTGGACAGCTTGCATTTGTTCCAGACACTGACACAACTCCATTGGTTTGTAGCACTCGGAGACCCTATCGAGTAGAAATCACCGAGGTGACAGACGAAAACCACGATGGGCGGGCAGATCTTGCGGATGTCGAATATCTTATGCGAAACAGAAAAAATACTATGACACTTCTTAATGGTGACGGAGACTTCCGAAGCCCAGAGTGTGTAGAGCTGCTAAGAGAAGCTGACGTGGTGGTAACTAACCCGCCGTTCTCCCTGTTCCGCGAGTATATTGCGTTACTTGAAGAATACAGAAAATACTTTATAATCATTGGAAATATGAATGCTGTCACATATAAAGAGATTTTTCCGATGATTGCTGAAAACAGATTATGGTTGGGGTATAATAGCGGACATTTTTGGTTCAAAGTACCCGATTCTTACGAGATTAAGAAAACCGATTTTAAGATTGATGAGCATGGACAGAAATGGCGGCGAATGGGAAACATTTGCTGGTTCACAAATGTGGATATCGAAAAAAGGCACGAAAATATGCCCCTATTCAGGAGCTACTCGCCAGAATTATATCCTAAATACGATAACTACGACGCTATCAATGTCGACAGGACAGTAGATATTCCCTGTGATTATTATGGTGTCATGGGTGTTCCAATCACGTTCTTGTCGCAATATAACCCTGACCAATTTGAAATCGTGGCGTTCAGAAAAGGAACTGATGGCAAAGATCTTGTTTACTCTTTCCCTGATTGTTCACATTCTGTTAATGTAGAGAGAGAGAGAGAGAGAGAGAGAACGGGGCGGCGGACGGTGCAGCCGTACTTCCGTATCCTCGTCAGACGCAAGCCGACAACTCACACGACGACGTGA
- a CDS encoding helix-turn-helix domain-containing protein, which produces MMIYSYDKLWKLLIDRKITKTEMRQQTGISTNMLAKMGKQMPVSMEALAKICNYLGCGLDDVVEIFSSTEEGGDR; this is translated from the coding sequence ATGATGATTTACAGCTACGACAAGTTATGGAAATTGTTGATAGATAGAAAAATCACGAAAACCGAGATGCGGCAACAAACAGGCATTAGTACAAATATGCTCGCAAAAATGGGAAAGCAGATGCCAGTTTCCATGGAAGCCCTTGCAAAGATTTGCAACTATCTCGGATGTGGGCTTGATGATGTTGTGGAAATATTTTCTTCTACCGAAGAAGGTGGTGACAGATAA
- a CDS encoding SpoIIE family protein phosphatase: protein MPETTKLHPKQPVAAALASRAAVRPALRQGGAFALGLAGGWAVLYGALLPFGLGLTLGLPADCFAACAAGAALSILFHGFGAFSLDSLCLLCAVGAAVAARWLWPGRLRPAFLAGCGALVLGGVCFALGPGGAGFTLVFFCGADALLAGGFGYALQRFPPEKPGFGTLLAASAVAAALGGLRFGPLCLGVAACAMVDAALCCRGQEKPALAFAAFTGAALCAADPSLAPAAVGLCCGTAAAVLLAPGRRAETLAACAGGCVLGVLCVPASGTALPLLLSAGLGFAAPAFFPKHWLTPVPEAPAPPEEPPRLSAAATRLEAVAESLSSLAETVNAVYDAFPRRCDTFRWVIDNTHDSLCFNCGRRETCWKQEYTATLEGMNALRPILEQQGHLQASDLPGQLSRCIHPAALCAAANRSFALYRSRKEAHVHAEAMRTALTEQYSAMADALSVLSEQLGRPGNPEPYKSGRVAAFFASLGTPPLECAVTLDDLGRARAAVTLPRTRFSSPELAALAQETGRICRRDFDPPQVLSCKGMTTLLFCEKPALRAVFGTAGTAAKGTVSGDAVQQFCSPAAAQMILCDGMGTGRPAAVDGSLAAELTARLLKAGFTAELAARLVNVALALKSDEESGATLDLISVDLYTGTARIFKAGAAPGFLVHGGRARPVGDISLPIGILGGVNGQSRVVHLAAGDYAVLVSDGLLVDGPGWVAKQLELSAAAGDPPEKVARILVETARARAEQTGRPDDITAAVLRLEPCGH, encoded by the coding sequence ATGCCGGAAACCACAAAACTGCACCCGAAGCAGCCTGTTGCCGCCGCGTTGGCCTCCCGGGCGGCGGTACGCCCGGCCCTGCGGCAGGGCGGGGCCTTTGCGCTGGGGCTTGCCGGGGGCTGGGCCGTTCTCTACGGGGCTTTGCTCCCCTTTGGGCTGGGGCTGACATTGGGCCTGCCTGCGGACTGCTTTGCCGCCTGCGCAGCCGGAGCTGCGCTGAGCATCCTGTTCCACGGGTTCGGGGCGTTTTCACTGGACAGCCTCTGCCTGCTCTGCGCCGTGGGGGCGGCCGTGGCCGCCCGATGGCTCTGGCCAGGCAGGCTCCGCCCGGCATTTCTGGCCGGGTGCGGGGCGCTGGTGCTGGGAGGTGTCTGCTTTGCGCTGGGGCCCGGCGGGGCAGGCTTCACGCTGGTGTTCTTCTGCGGGGCAGATGCCCTGCTGGCGGGCGGCTTCGGCTATGCACTGCAGCGCTTCCCACCCGAAAAGCCCGGCTTTGGCACCCTGCTGGCCGCTTCTGCCGTGGCGGCGGCGCTGGGCGGGCTGCGCTTCGGCCCTCTCTGCCTTGGGGTAGCGGCCTGTGCCATGGTGGATGCTGCCCTCTGCTGCCGCGGGCAGGAAAAGCCCGCGCTGGCCTTTGCTGCCTTCACCGGGGCCGCGCTCTGCGCCGCAGACCCTTCCCTTGCCCCGGCGGCGGTGGGGCTCTGCTGCGGCACGGCGGCCGCGGTCCTGCTGGCCCCCGGGCGGCGGGCTGAGACCCTTGCCGCCTGTGCGGGCGGATGTGTGCTGGGGGTGCTCTGTGTTCCCGCCTCCGGCACGGCCCTGCCCCTGCTCCTCAGCGCCGGGCTGGGCTTTGCGGCCCCCGCCTTTTTCCCAAAACATTGGCTGACACCGGTGCCGGAAGCCCCCGCGCCGCCCGAGGAGCCGCCCCGGCTTTCTGCTGCCGCCACCCGGCTGGAAGCAGTGGCCGAGAGCCTTTCCTCGCTGGCCGAGACAGTGAACGCTGTGTACGATGCGTTTCCCCGCCGGTGCGACACCTTCCGCTGGGTCATCGACAACACCCACGACAGCCTGTGCTTCAACTGCGGGCGGCGGGAGACCTGCTGGAAGCAGGAATACACCGCCACGCTGGAGGGGATGAACGCCCTGCGGCCCATTCTGGAACAGCAGGGACACCTGCAGGCCAGCGATCTGCCCGGCCAGCTGTCCAGATGCATCCACCCGGCAGCGCTCTGCGCGGCGGCAAACCGCTCCTTTGCGCTCTACCGGAGCCGGAAGGAAGCCCATGTCCACGCCGAGGCCATGCGCACCGCCCTGACCGAACAATACAGCGCCATGGCCGATGCCCTGAGCGTGCTCAGTGAGCAGCTGGGCCGCCCCGGAAACCCGGAACCTTACAAATCTGGGCGGGTGGCGGCGTTTTTTGCCAGCCTGGGCACGCCGCCGCTGGAATGCGCTGTCACGCTGGACGACCTGGGCCGGGCACGGGCGGCGGTCACTCTGCCCCGCACCCGCTTCTCTTCCCCCGAGCTGGCCGCGCTGGCGCAGGAGACCGGGCGCATCTGCCGCCGGGACTTCGACCCGCCGCAGGTGCTCTCCTGCAAAGGGATGACCACCCTGCTCTTCTGCGAAAAGCCCGCCCTCCGGGCTGTGTTCGGAACTGCAGGCACGGCGGCAAAGGGCACTGTCTCCGGGGATGCGGTCCAGCAGTTCTGCAGTCCGGCCGCTGCCCAGATGATCCTGTGTGACGGCATGGGCACAGGCCGCCCGGCCGCCGTGGATGGCAGCCTTGCCGCCGAGCTCACTGCCCGCCTGCTGAAAGCCGGTTTCACCGCTGAGCTGGCAGCGCGACTGGTCAATGTGGCGCTGGCCCTGAAAAGCGATGAAGAGAGCGGGGCCACCCTCGACCTGATCAGCGTGGACCTTTACACTGGCACGGCACGGATCTTCAAGGCCGGGGCCGCCCCGGGCTTTCTGGTGCACGGGGGCCGCGCCCGTCCGGTGGGCGATATCAGCCTGCCCATCGGCATTCTGGGCGGTGTGAACGGCCAGAGCCGGGTGGTGCATCTCGCCGCCGGAGACTATGCCGTACTGGTCTCGGACGGTCTGCTGGTGGACGGCCCCGGCTGGGTGGCCAAGCAGCTGGAGCTCTCCGCCGCCGCAGGCGACCCGCCCGAAAAGGTGGCCCGGATCCTTGTGGAGACCGCCCGCGCCCGCGCCGAACAGACCGGCCGACCCGATGATATCACCGCCGCCGTGCTCCGGTTAGAGCCCTGCGGACATTGA
- a CDS encoding pectinesterase family protein, giving the protein MLKLTVSQDGSGDFASISEAVLAVPYELEAEICIGPGIYREKLVCEKRALTLRGAGADATTLIFGDGGKLPHPDGRPTHTFRSYTAFFGGGSVTVEDLTIANDAGPGSAVGQAIAAYVDAEKAVFRRVRLLGNQDTLFCAPLPEAEREKDGFLGPRKFAPRRPSAQYYQSCEIAGDIDFIFGGADALFEQCILRTVDNHLPHSYITAPSGSANGLGFVFWDCDFVSDCPAGTVYLGRPWRPTGKTAVLDCRLGAHIAPEGFSGWNDRTDTCLARFTEAGSSGPGARQRPDWVAAPSAADAAALLARARKLCRP; this is encoded by the coding sequence ATGTTAAAACTCACCGTTTCCCAGGATGGCAGCGGCGATTTTGCCAGCATCTCGGAGGCCGTGCTGGCGGTGCCCTACGAGCTGGAAGCAGAGATCTGCATCGGGCCCGGCATCTACCGGGAAAAGCTGGTCTGTGAAAAACGGGCGCTCACCCTGCGGGGCGCGGGAGCCGATGCCACCACCCTGATCTTTGGGGACGGCGGCAAGCTGCCCCACCCGGATGGGCGGCCCACCCACACCTTCCGCAGCTACACCGCTTTTTTCGGCGGCGGCAGCGTAACGGTAGAAGATCTGACCATTGCCAACGATGCCGGTCCGGGCAGTGCCGTGGGGCAGGCCATTGCTGCCTATGTGGATGCCGAAAAGGCCGTGTTCCGCCGGGTAAGGCTGCTGGGCAACCAGGACACGCTCTTCTGCGCGCCCCTGCCCGAGGCTGAACGGGAGAAGGACGGTTTTCTGGGCCCCCGCAAGTTTGCGCCCCGCCGCCCCTCGGCGCAGTATTACCAGAGCTGCGAGATCGCGGGGGACATCGACTTCATCTTTGGCGGGGCCGATGCCCTGTTTGAGCAGTGCATCCTGCGCACGGTAGACAACCACCTTCCCCACAGCTACATCACCGCCCCTTCGGGCAGTGCCAACGGGCTGGGCTTCGTGTTCTGGGACTGCGATTTCGTCTCCGACTGCCCCGCCGGAACGGTCTATCTGGGCAGGCCCTGGCGGCCCACCGGCAAGACTGCCGTGCTGGACTGCCGCCTTGGAGCCCACATTGCGCCGGAGGGCTTTTCCGGCTGGAATGACCGTACGGACACCTGCCTTGCCCGCTTTACCGAGGCCGGAAGCAGCGGCCCGGGGGCACGCCAGCGCCCGGACTGGGTCGCAGCGCCCTCTGCCGCCGATGCCGCCGCCCTGCTGGCCCGGGCGCGGAAGCTCTGCCGCCCCTGA